The window CGACGGCCTGAACCTGGCGGGCAAACAGCTTCTCGTAGCCGTAGTCGTTGCCGATCGCGGTCATCACCGAGGAGTCCACGGTCAGCGCGAACGCGCACAGGCCGGGCCGGTCATAGTTGAAACGGCTGACGAACTCGCCGGCAATATGCTGGGCATCGGCGGCGCTGCCACCGTTGCCGGCCAGCAGCACCTTGTTGCCTCGCTTGAGCGCCTCGCAGATCTGTAGTGCGCATTGCTCGGCGCGCGAAATCAGCTCCTCATCCGCCCGGATCCTGGCAAAAGTGCTGATCGTCTTATCGATTTCCTGCTCAATGAATGCTCTCACGCCATCCTCCAGGATTGAGCACCGCTTTCAGTGAAGTTGCAGGTGAAGACCTGCCCACTGAATTCTGCCAGGGTTCGCATCACGTCCGGTCTTCGGGCCGGATCGACGAAGAACATCATGAAGCCGCCGCCGCCGGCACCGGAGACCTTGCCGGCCAGCGCACCAGCGGCTATCGCCGCATCGTAGATTTCGTCGATGAAGGCATTGCTGATACTGTCCGCCATCTTCTTCTTCGACGCCCAACCAGTGCGCATCGAGTCCGCGAACCCATCGAAGTCCGCCTTCAGGATCG of the Cupriavidus malaysiensis genome contains:
- a CDS encoding D-sedoheptulose 7-phosphate isomerase, which produces MRAFIEQEIDKTISTFARIRADEELISRAEQCALQICEALKRGNKVLLAGNGGSAADAQHIAGEFVSRFNYDRPGLCAFALTVDSSVMTAIGNDYGYEKLFARQVQAVGAKGDVFWAYSTSGKSPNVLLAMEEARKAGLLVIGFTGQNGWARPELCDLSIEIPAAATPKIQEGHLLLGHIICGLVEAAIFPRL